The Corylus avellana chromosome ca8, CavTom2PMs-1.0 genome has a segment encoding these proteins:
- the LOC132190196 gene encoding probable inactive purple acid phosphatase 27 — protein sequence MEPWKYSSWVFRFFFIILLVFFLSSSSSLSWSSLHPLHINSTAMHRNHTTISDFRLLNRRTLTECPGTSPFLQVNVNSNSSLSDEEYLMVTVSGVLFPSHRDWVAMISPSHSNVENCPFNAVLYAQTGDLSTLPLLCHYPVKAMYMSNDPGYLSCKKKQCKKYSKGKCIVPTCSGTLTFHVINIRTDIEFVYFGGGFETPCVFSRSGPISFANPNQPLYGHISSVDSTGKSMRLTWISGNMEPQQVQYGNGKTLTSEVTTFSQDNMCSTALPSPAKDFGWHDPGYIHSAVMIGLESSSTFSYRYGRDSAGWSERIQFRTPPAGGSDELKFLAFGDMGKAPHDASVEHYIQPGSLSVIEAITDEVDSNKVDSIFHIGDISYATGFLVEWDFFLQQISHVASRVSYMTAIGNHERDYIESGSVYITPDSGGECGVPYETYFPMPTPAKDKPWYSIEQASVHFTVISTEHDWSQNSEQYEWMKKDMASIDRSKTPWLIFMGHRPMYSSSDGVFNVDENFVEEVEPLLLENKVDLVLFGHVHNYERSCSVYQNECKALPRKDKNGIDTYDHNNYSAPVHVVIGMAGFTLDKFSNYVDSWSLSRISQFGYLRGHATKKELNLEFVNSDTKKVDDSFRIIKTQGSS from the exons ATGGAACCTTGGAAATATTCTTCTTGGGttttcagattcttcttcatcatATTACTCGTTTTCTTTCtcagttcttcttcttctttgtcatgGTCGTCGTTGCACCCTTTACATATAAACTCCACCGCCATGCACCGAAACCACACTACAATCTCAGATTTTCGGCTGTTAAATAGAAGAACATTGACGGAGTGCCCGGGCACAAGCCCTTTTCTCCAAGTTAATGTCAACTCGAATTCCAGCCTTTCAGATGAAGAATATCTCATGGTTACCGTTAGCGGAGTTTTGTTCCCTTCACACCGTGATTGGGTCGCCATGATTTCACCTTCTCATTCTAA TGTTGAAAATTGTCCATTCAATGCGGTTCTTTATGCACAAACTGGTGATCTTAGCACACTTCCTTTACTCTGCCATTATCCTGTCAAG GCAATGTACATGAGTAATGATCCAGGCTATCTCAGTTGCAAGAAGAAGCAATGCAAGAAATATAGCAAGGGTAAATGTATAGTGCCCACTTGCAGTGGCACGCTAACATTTCATGTTATTAACATCAGAACCGACATCGAGTTCGTGTATTTTGGTGGGGGATTCGAGACCCCTTGCGTTTTCAGTAGGTCAGGCCCTATCAGTTTTGCCAATCCAAATCAGCCGTTATATGGACATATCTCAAGTGTAGATTCAACTGGAAAATCG ATGAGATTAACATGGATTAGTGGCAATATGGAACCTCAACAAGTACAATATGGGAATGGAAAAACTCTGACATCAGAAGTTACTACATTTTCACAAGATAATATGTGTA GTACAGCTTTACCAAGTCCAGCAAAGGACTTTGGGTGGCATGACCCAGGATACATTCATTCTGCGGTAATGATAGGACTTGAATCTTCAAGCACCTTCTCCTACAGATACGGAAG AGACTCAGCTGGTTGGAGTGAACGAATCCAATTTCGAACTCCACCTGCGGGAGGATCAGATGAGCTCAAATTTTTAGCATTTGGCGATATGGGAAAGGCTCCCCATGATGCTTCTGTCGAGCACTACATTCAG CCAGGGTCCCTCTCAGTGATTGAAGCCATCACCGATGAAGTAGATTCTAACAAGGTAGACTCAATCTTCCACATTGGAGATATAAGCTATGCCACTGGCTTTTTAGTTGAATGGGATTTTTTCCTTCAGCAAATAAGCCATGTGGCATCACGAGTTTCTTACATGACTGCAATTGGAAACCATGAGAG ggATTACATAGAGTCGGGATCAGTATATATAACTCCTGATTCAGGAGGAGAATGTGGAGTTCCTTATGAAACTTACTTTCCCATGCCAACCCCAGCAAAGGATAAGCCATGGTATTCCATAGAACAAGCAAGTGTTCACTTCACAGTAATTTCTACTGAGCATGATTGGTCACAAAATTCTGAGCAG TATGAGTGGATGAAAAAGGACATGGCTTCCATTGATCGATCAAAAACTCCTTGGTTAATTTTCATGGG GCATAGACCAATGTATTCTTCCTCAGATGGTGTCTTTAACGTTGATGAAAATTTTGTGGAGGAAGTTGAACCGTTACTCTTGGAAAACAAA GTAGATCTGGTTCTCTTTGGCCATGTCCATAATTATGAGAGATCATGCTCGGTTTACCAAAACGAATGCAAGGCTTTGCctagaaaagataaaaatgggATAGACACATATGATCACAACAATTATAGTGCCCCAGTGCATGTAGTTATTGGTATGGCTGGATTTACCCTGGACAAGTTCTCAAATTAT GTGGATAGCTGGAGTCTATCTAGGATTTCCCAGTTTGGATATCTGAGAGGGCatgcaacaaaaaaagaattaaacttAGAG TTTGTAAATTCAGATACAAAGAAAGTTGACGATAGTTTTCGCATCATCAAAACTCAAGGTTCCTCATGA
- the LOC132190395 gene encoding putative disease resistance protein At3g14460, whose amino-acid sequence MNVHNCQKLVSLVAEEVKEQPQQGMSSTRNGMESLPKAVVYNNTCLEHIFIYGCDLLTHIAVGRLPPTLEKLTVYNCKNMQILLDGDDTINCNSSNSLLEYFGICNCSSLKSLTSSGELPATLTSLEMWDCKMLESVAKSFPFNSSLETINIQRCENLKSLPTGIHNLSHLHHISIYSCSTLVSFPDGGLLPRNLRELWVLDCEKMQALPNRIHNITSLQELSIRKCPGIVSFPKEGFPTNLTSLTIRDCNIIESLLEWGLHKLTSPQRLEIDGGCPHLVSFPEMMLPASLTCLYIRNFHNLKYLSSKGFRYLSSFKTLKIGWCEKLMSFPDDGLPPSLLDLRIVCCEKLTSFTEDGLPPSLQQLHIANYPLLKERCKKDQGRAWIKIAHIHCVKIDGKFIYDPEPAEENQPMDQISLEFVFGLQ is encoded by the coding sequence ATGAATGTTCACAATTGTCAAAAACTAGTATCTTTGGTGGCAGAAGAAGTGAAAGAGCAGCCACAACAGGGTATGTCATCCACACGCAATGGCATGGAATCTTTACCCAAGGCAGTGGTGTACAACAACACGTGTCTTGagcatatttttatttatggatGTGATTTGCTGACGCACATAGCAGTAGGACGGCTACCTCCAACTCTAGAGAAGCTAACAGTATATAATTGCAAGAATATGCAGATTTTGCTGGACGGGGATGATACTATCAATTGTAATAGTAGCAATTCTCTTCTTGAGTACTTTGGTATTTGTAATTGTTCATCCCTCAAATCCTTAACATCCAGCGGAGAATTACCTGCAACACTTACAAGCCTTGAAATGTGGGATTGTAAAATGCTAGAGTCAGTGGCGAAAAGCTTCCCTTTCAACTCGTCTTTGGAAACAATTAATATTCAGCGGTGTGAAAACCTTAAATCCTTACCCACGGGCATACACAACCTTAGCCATCTACATCATATTTCTATTTACAGTTGCTCAACTCTTGTTTCCTTCCCGGACGGTGGGTTACTCCCTCGCAACCTTAGAGAGCTGTGGGTTCTCGATTGTGAGAAAATGCAAGCCCTACCCAACCGCATACACAACATCACATCTCTTCAAGAATTGAGTATAAGGAAATGTCCAGGCATTGTATCCTTTCCAAAAGAAGGTTTTCCCACCAACCTAACATCACTTACAATCAGAGATTGCAACATCATTGAGTCGTTGCTTGAGTGGGGATTGCACAAGCTTACCTCTCCTCAACGTCTTGAGATTGATGGTGGATGTCCGCATCTGGTATCCTTTCCAGAGATGATGTTGCCTGCCTCTCTAACCTGCCTCTACATCAGAAACTTTCATAATTTGAAATACTTATCTTCCAAAGGCTTTCGATACCTCTCCTCTTTTAAAACTCTGAAAATTGGTTGGTGCGAAAAGCTGATGTCCTTTCCAGATGACGGTCTGCCTCCCTCACTCTTGGATCTTCGCATCGTTTGCTGTGAAAAGCTCACATCCTTTACAGAGGATGGTCTGCCTCCCTCACTCCAGCAACTTCATATTGCAAACTATCCTCTGCTAAAAGAACGCTGCAAGAAAGATCAAGGACGAGCATGGATCAAGATAGCCCACATCCATTGCGTTAAAATTGATGGCAAGTTCATCTATGACCCAGAACCAGCAGAGGAGAATCAGCCCATGGATCAAATCTCCCTAGAGTTTGTGTTTGGTCTTCAGTAA
- the LOC132190877 gene encoding probable inactive purple acid phosphatase 27, with protein MEPWKYSSWVFRFFFIILLVFFLSSSSSLSWSSLHPLHINSTAMHRNHTAISDFRLLNRRTLTECPGTSPFLQVNVSSNSSLSDEEYLTVTVSGVLFPSHRDWVAMISPSHSNVENCLFNAVLYAQTGDLSTLPLLCHYPVKAMYMSNDPGYLSCKKKQCKKYSKGKCIVPTCSGTLTFHVINTRTDIEFVYFGGGFATPCVFSRSGPISFANPNQPLYGHISSVDSTGKSMRLTWISGNMEPQQVQYGNGKTLTSEVTKFSQDNMCSSALPSPAKDFGWHDPGYIYSVVMTGLDPSSTFSYRYGSDSAGWSEQIQFRTAPAGGSDELKFLAFGDMGKAPHDASVEHYIQPGSLSVIEAITDEVDSNKVDSIFHIGDISYATGFLVEWDFFLQQISHVASRVSYMTAIGNHER; from the exons ATGGAACCTTGGAAATATTCTTCTTGGGttttcagattcttcttcatcatATTACTCGTTTTCTTTCtcagttcttcttcttctttgtcatgGTCGTCGTTGCACCCTTTACATATAAACTCCACCGCCATGCACCGAAACCACACTGCAATCTCAGATTTTCGGCTGTTAAATAGAAGAACATTGACGGAGTGCCCGGGCACAAGCCCTTTTCTCCAAGTTAACGTCAGCTCGAATTCCAGCCTTTCAGATGAAGAATATCTCACGGTTACCGTTAGCGGAGTTTTGTTTCCTTCACACCGTGATTGGGTCGCCATGATTTCACCTTCTCATTCTAA TGTTGAAAATTGTCTATTCAATGCGGTTCTATATGCACAAACTGGTGATCTTAGCACACTTCCTCTACTCTGCCATTATCCTGTCAAG GCAATGTACATGAGTAATGATCCAGGCTATCTCAGTTGCAAGAAGAAGCAATGCAAGAAATATAGCAAGGGTAAATGTATAGTGCCCACTTGCAGTGGCACACTAACATTTCATGTTATTAACACCAGAACCGACATTGAGTTCGTGTATTTTGGTGGGGGATTCGCGACCCCTTGTGTTTTCAGTAGGTCGGGCCCTATCAGTTTTGCCAATCCAAATCAGCCGTTATATGGACATATCTCAAGTGTAGATTCAACTGGAAAATCG ATGAGATTAACATGGATTAGTGGCAATATGGAACCTCAACAAGTACAATATGGGAATGGAAAAACTCTGACATCAGAAGTTACTAAATTTTCACAAGATAATATGTGTA GTTCAGCTTTACCAAGTCCAGCAAAGGACTTTGGGTGGCATGACCCAGGATACATTTATTCTGTGGTAATGACAGGACTTGACCCTTCAAGCACCTTCTCCTACAGATACGGAAG TGACTCAGCTGGTTGGAGTGAACAAATCCAATTTCGAACTGCACCTGCGGGAGGATCAGATGAGCTCAAGTTTTTAGCATTTGGCGATATGGGAAAGGCTCCCCATGATGCTTCTGTCGAGCACTACATTCAG CCGGGGTCCCTCTCAGTGATTGAAGCCATCACCGATGAAGTAGATTCTAACAAGGTAGACTCAATCTTCCACATTGGAGATATAAGCTATGCCACTGGCTTTTTAGTTGAATGGGATTTTTTCCTTCAGCAAATAAGCCATGTAGCATCACGAGTTTCTTACATGACTGCAATTGGAAACCATGAGAG ATAA